Proteins encoded by one window of Actinocorallia herbida:
- a CDS encoding FAD-dependent oxidoreductase, producing the protein MMGGRHVVVIEAGLTGSATAWRLARHGIRVTLLERDAPASVLGSSHGSARIFRYAYPDPLYADLVRRARTDWAELEEASGVPLFTAHGAVDHGSLRDTPRLAEVLTSLGVRSELLPPEEARRRWPHMVFGTPVLWQPDAGVVDAQTAAEAMTRLAAESGAEVRTGTEAGAVRRTRSGFAVDVGPSGAAPSVGDTLHATDVVVAAGGWLPRLLPALPLPAAFRASLPPFTVRKEQVFHFRWRDPAAAWPTFIHDESGTLVYGLPGGRDAGFAGQKVAVFDGGPVLSSAADPDRTIDPSNRARVTAYVQEFLPGLHPEPYAEAACLFTSTPTEDFVIDTADHLTLLAACSGHAAKFAPLLGRLTADHVLGIDPTPPRFRPFTA; encoded by the coding sequence ATGATGGGCGGGCGGCATGTGGTCGTCATCGAGGCGGGGCTCACCGGGTCCGCGACCGCTTGGCGGCTCGCCCGGCACGGGATCCGGGTGACGCTCCTGGAGCGCGACGCACCCGCGAGCGTGCTGGGCAGTTCACACGGATCTGCGCGCATCTTCCGTTACGCCTATCCTGATCCGCTCTATGCGGATCTCGTGCGACGGGCCCGGACCGACTGGGCCGAGCTGGAGGAGGCCTCGGGGGTACCGCTGTTCACCGCGCACGGCGCGGTGGATCATGGGTCGCTACGCGACACGCCGCGGCTGGCCGAGGTGCTGACGTCGTTGGGGGTGCGCAGCGAACTGCTCCCGCCCGAGGAGGCGCGGCGGCGGTGGCCGCACATGGTGTTCGGCACGCCGGTCCTGTGGCAGCCGGACGCGGGCGTCGTCGACGCGCAGACCGCGGCGGAGGCCATGACTCGGCTCGCCGCGGAGTCCGGTGCCGAGGTCCGGACCGGTACGGAGGCCGGCGCGGTCCGCCGCACCCGATCGGGGTTCGCGGTGGACGTGGGCCCGTCCGGCGCGGCGCCCTCCGTCGGCGACACGCTGCACGCGACCGACGTGGTGGTGGCCGCGGGCGGCTGGCTGCCCCGGCTGCTTCCGGCGCTGCCGCTTCCCGCGGCGTTCCGGGCGAGCCTTCCGCCGTTCACGGTCCGCAAGGAGCAGGTCTTCCACTTCCGGTGGCGCGACCCCGCGGCGGCATGGCCAACGTTCATCCATGATGAGTCGGGGACGCTCGTCTACGGGCTGCCCGGCGGCCGCGACGCGGGCTTCGCCGGGCAGAAGGTCGCCGTGTTCGACGGCGGGCCCGTCCTGTCCTCCGCCGCCGACCCGGACCGCACCATCGACCCTTCGAACCGCGCCCGGGTCACCGCCTACGTCCAGGAATTCCTCCCCGGCCTCCACCCCGAACCCTACGCCGAAGCCGCCTGCCTCTTCACCAGCACCCCCACCGAGGACTTCGTCATCGACACCGCCGACCACCTCACCCTCCTCGCCGCCTGCTCCGGCCACGCCGCCAAATTCGCCCCACTCCTCGGCCGCCTCACCGCCGACCACGTCCTCGGCATCGACCCCACCCCACCCCGCTTCCGGCCCTTCACCGCTTGA
- a CDS encoding ABC transporter substrate-binding protein, giving the protein MNLSRPASVLAVLLALTLSACASGEDTGGAAETSAPVKGGEVIYAVDTEPLSFDVHVSQQDITASILRNVFDSLVSLDAEGEFQPWLAESWEVSDDLKTYTFKLRKDVKFTDGTPFDAEAVKVNFDRIHDPKTKSQLAASLLGPYTGTEVVDASTAKVSFSAPFAPFLQAASTAYLGFYSPKTIKENGEHLSAGGTVGVSTGPFVFSSYTKGQSATFTRNEAYAWAPKGAANTGAPYLDKLTVRFLPEASVRVGALTSGQVHVAAAVPPADAAGVSGNAALALETRDYPGSNYNLYLNTSRPPFDDLKVRKALQQGIDIDTDVKNLHFGRFKRAWSPLSPVTPTYDKSLENTWPYDPEAAGRLLDEAGWTQRDAEGYRTKNGERLVVEWPALPAQYVREQRDILAQAFQADLKKIGVEVVREKLDVASHIAAVYGGKADATDYSWARFEPDVLWLLFNGASEPAKGGANTTFLKDAQLTEWTDKGRTTLDKAVRDDLYGKVQKRAVELALVIPLYTQSAVLGRSKSVGGLAFDANAWPQFQGVWRTGA; this is encoded by the coding sequence ATGAATCTCTCCAGACCCGCCTCCGTTCTGGCCGTCCTCCTCGCGCTCACGCTGAGCGCCTGCGCGTCGGGAGAAGACACCGGAGGAGCCGCCGAGACCAGCGCCCCCGTCAAGGGCGGAGAGGTGATCTACGCGGTGGACACCGAGCCGCTCTCCTTCGACGTGCACGTCAGCCAGCAGGACATCACCGCGTCCATCCTGCGGAACGTGTTCGACTCCCTGGTCTCCCTGGACGCCGAAGGCGAGTTCCAGCCTTGGTTGGCGGAGTCGTGGGAGGTGTCCGACGACTTGAAGACGTACACGTTCAAGCTGCGCAAGGATGTGAAGTTCACCGACGGGACGCCGTTCGACGCCGAGGCCGTCAAGGTCAACTTCGATCGGATCCATGATCCGAAGACCAAGTCCCAGCTGGCCGCGAGTCTCCTGGGCCCGTACACCGGTACCGAGGTCGTCGACGCGAGCACCGCGAAGGTCTCGTTCTCGGCGCCCTTCGCGCCCTTCCTCCAGGCGGCCAGCACCGCCTACCTCGGCTTCTACTCGCCGAAGACGATCAAGGAGAACGGGGAGCATCTCAGCGCGGGCGGGACCGTCGGCGTGAGCACCGGGCCGTTCGTCTTCAGTTCCTACACCAAGGGCCAGAGCGCGACGTTCACCCGCAACGAGGCCTACGCCTGGGCCCCCAAGGGCGCGGCGAACACCGGCGCCCCCTACCTGGACAAGCTGACCGTCCGCTTCCTGCCGGAGGCCTCGGTCCGGGTCGGCGCGCTCACCAGCGGGCAGGTGCACGTCGCCGCCGCGGTGCCGCCCGCCGACGCAGCGGGGGTCAGCGGCAACGCCGCGCTCGCCCTGGAGACCCGCGACTACCCGGGCAGCAACTACAACCTCTACCTCAACACCTCACGCCCGCCCTTCGACGACCTGAAGGTCCGCAAGGCACTCCAGCAGGGCATCGACATCGACACCGACGTCAAGAACCTCCACTTCGGCAGGTTCAAGCGCGCTTGGAGCCCACTGTCTCCGGTCACGCCGACCTACGACAAGTCGCTGGAGAACACCTGGCCCTACGACCCCGAGGCCGCGGGCAGGCTCCTGGACGAGGCGGGCTGGACCCAGCGTGACGCCGAGGGCTACCGGACCAAGAACGGCGAGCGCCTCGTCGTCGAGTGGCCGGCGCTGCCCGCCCAGTACGTGCGTGAGCAGCGGGACATCCTCGCCCAGGCGTTCCAGGCCGATCTGAAGAAGATCGGGGTCGAGGTCGTCCGCGAGAAGCTCGACGTCGCGAGCCACATCGCCGCGGTCTACGGCGGCAAGGCCGACGCCACGGACTACAGCTGGGCCCGCTTCGAACCGGACGTGCTGTGGCTGCTGTTCAACGGTGCGAGCGAACCGGCCAAGGGCGGCGCGAACACCACGTTCCTCAAGGACGCCCAGCTCACCGAGTGGACGGACAAGGGCCGCACCACCCTCGACAAGGCGGTGCGCGACGACCTCTACGGCAAGGTCCAGAAACGCGCCGTCGAGCTCGCCCTCGTCATCCCCCTCTACACCCAGTCCGCGGTGCTGGGCCGCAGCAAGTCCGTCGGCGGCCTGGCCTTCGACGCCAATGCCTGGCCTCAGTTCCAGGGCGTCTGGCGGACGGGAGCCTGA
- a CDS encoding flavin reductase family protein — MRTTDLVGAAEFRRACGQFATGVTAVTAADPADTIAALAVNSFTSVSLDPAQVLVCVGVTTSSYPVVSRAARLAVHVLAADQEALAKRLATSGLTGAERLADVAWTPGPGGEPLLAGTAARLAGTVSRRVPSGDHLILIVDVDHVENGAADSGALAFHRGTFAVLPSAQGAEPVQHPKGDTE, encoded by the coding sequence ATGAGGACGACCGACCTCGTGGGGGCCGCCGAGTTCCGGCGGGCCTGCGGCCAGTTCGCCACGGGCGTCACCGCGGTGACCGCGGCGGACCCTGCCGACACGATCGCGGCGCTGGCGGTGAACTCCTTCACCTCGGTGTCGCTCGATCCGGCGCAGGTGCTCGTCTGCGTCGGCGTCACCACCTCCAGCTATCCGGTGGTGTCCCGGGCGGCACGGCTCGCCGTGCACGTCCTCGCCGCCGACCAGGAGGCGCTGGCCAAGCGGCTGGCGACCTCCGGGCTGACCGGGGCCGAGCGGCTCGCGGACGTGGCCTGGACGCCGGGCCCGGGCGGCGAGCCGCTGCTGGCGGGCACGGCGGCGCGCCTGGCCGGGACGGTCAGCCGCAGGGTCCCCAGCGGGGACCATCTCATCCTCATCGTGGACGTGGACCACGTCGAGAACGGCGCCGCGGACTCGGGGGCGCTGGCCTTTCACCGCGGCACGTTCGCGGTGCTCCCGTCCGCGCAGGGCGCCGAGCCCGTACAGCACCCAAAGGGAGACACGGAATGA
- a CDS encoding AAA family ATPase, whose amino-acid sequence MVERETQLADLLRLLEDCAGGTGGTALITGPLGAGKSVLLRTFAGRARASGALVLDAEGLLLERDIPLGVLRQLFQDAPLADAERAAVDGLLTSAELCRPSALDIAPELRLPTLANRRLWTVLRAIAERVPVVIAVDDLHHADDASLHSLSHFCERAATARILVVAATAKTRAAADRRHGVWLTDLLRQPQFHQVRVALLSEEGVTAMAARRLGPATARRLTGPWTRLTGGNPLLVLALLADAPAVGEEYGRSVVACVRRGGRDLLTLARALAVLGDGPARHLLRELLDLPEENVVALLETARAAGVLDASRFRHPSAAPALLADMPTAERAALHRKAADLLHRDGASPERVARHLVAAGHAAEDWAFDILYAAAAEALRADDPEFSGVCLDLAERAGVQEPERLRTALLRARVEFRANPLAAFRRLTPFVDRRSVGPEGADLIPPLLWHGRTDDAARILDALGDRVPDERAVTALQTAWEMAWSGHSPAFRKPTRTFEDSAAGRALVDRAPSAGPLAEVLRDGPTEGAAGSAETVLQSLSLDDDTFWALHSALLALVYAGRTRRAADWCDALSREAVARRAPTWQALLAAVRAEIALRDGEPSQARAHARDALSLVSWRGWGVAIGLPVSCLVLASVALGVGERVPEERGGLPEAVFGTRYGAQYLYAVGLRHLAEDRAEAALRGLTEAGRLLAASGADVPSFVPWRSGAVAALLRLGRPDEARALAAEQRARPGATRKRGPGLPLLGSRPAPRGRTDLWEEAAALLDPDGRRARTTRSPDVPGIALRRPGPSPVAARRTGRPITEVRVPLASGRVAVASAPGARPDVGALSSAELRVARLAAEGRTNREISRTLFVTLSTVEQHLTRVYRKLDIPGRADLTTAFPPRRPVRAGPAAAPGRRRTEHRRGPRRAEPYATAPRSTDRRPTRSAVTIVGTELPDERL is encoded by the coding sequence ATGGTGGAGCGCGAGACCCAGCTCGCCGATCTCCTCCGGCTTCTGGAGGACTGCGCCGGGGGCACCGGCGGGACCGCGCTGATCACCGGGCCGCTCGGCGCGGGCAAGTCGGTCCTGCTGCGGACCTTCGCGGGACGGGCCCGCGCGTCGGGCGCGCTGGTCCTCGACGCCGAAGGGCTCCTTTTGGAGCGCGACATACCGCTCGGCGTGCTGCGCCAGCTGTTCCAGGACGCGCCGCTCGCCGACGCGGAACGCGCCGCCGTCGACGGGCTGCTGACCTCCGCCGAACTGTGCCGGCCGAGCGCGTTGGACATCGCCCCGGAACTGCGGCTGCCGACTCTGGCCAACCGGCGCCTGTGGACCGTGCTGCGCGCGATCGCCGAACGCGTCCCGGTCGTCATCGCCGTCGACGATCTGCACCACGCCGACGACGCCTCCCTGCACTCGCTGAGCCACTTCTGCGAGCGGGCCGCCACGGCGCGGATCCTCGTGGTCGCGGCGACGGCCAAGACGCGCGCGGCGGCCGACCGGCGGCACGGCGTGTGGCTCACCGACCTGCTGCGCCAGCCGCAGTTCCACCAGGTGCGGGTCGCGCTCCTGTCGGAGGAGGGCGTCACGGCGATGGCGGCCCGCCGCCTCGGCCCGGCGACCGCGCGGCGCCTTACCGGCCCGTGGACCCGGCTCACCGGAGGCAACCCGCTGCTCGTGCTCGCGCTCCTGGCGGACGCGCCGGCCGTCGGTGAGGAGTACGGCAGATCCGTCGTCGCGTGCGTCAGGAGGGGCGGGCGGGACCTGCTGACGTTGGCGCGGGCGCTCGCGGTGCTGGGCGACGGCCCCGCCCGGCACCTCCTGCGGGAGCTGCTCGACCTGCCGGAGGAGAACGTCGTGGCGCTGCTGGAGACGGCGCGCGCGGCGGGCGTCCTGGACGCGTCGCGATTCCGGCACCCGTCTGCCGCCCCGGCCCTGCTCGCCGACATGCCGACCGCGGAACGTGCCGCGCTGCACCGCAAGGCCGCGGATCTGCTGCACCGCGACGGGGCCTCTCCGGAGAGGGTCGCCCGTCATCTCGTCGCCGCGGGCCACGCCGCCGAGGACTGGGCCTTCGACATCCTGTACGCCGCGGCCGCCGAGGCCCTGCGCGCCGACGACCCGGAGTTCTCCGGCGTCTGCCTCGACCTCGCCGAACGGGCGGGCGTCCAGGAACCGGAACGCCTGCGGACCGCGCTGCTGCGCGCCCGCGTGGAGTTCCGCGCGAACCCCCTGGCCGCGTTCCGGCGCCTGACGCCGTTCGTCGACCGTCGATCGGTCGGCCCGGAAGGCGCGGACCTGATCCCGCCGCTCCTGTGGCACGGCAGGACGGACGATGCGGCGCGGATCCTCGACGCGCTCGGCGACCGTGTCCCCGACGAGCGGGCCGTCACCGCGCTCCAGACCGCGTGGGAGATGGCGTGGTCGGGGCATTCCCCGGCCTTCCGGAAGCCGACGCGGACGTTCGAGGACTCCGCGGCGGGGCGTGCGCTCGTGGACAGGGCCCCCAGCGCCGGGCCGCTCGCCGAGGTGCTGCGCGACGGGCCCACGGAGGGCGCCGCCGGGAGCGCGGAGACCGTGCTCCAGTCCCTGTCCCTGGACGACGACACCTTCTGGGCGCTCCACTCGGCCCTGCTCGCCCTGGTTTACGCCGGGCGCACCCGCCGCGCGGCGGACTGGTGCGACGCACTGTCGCGGGAGGCGGTGGCCCGGCGCGCGCCGACCTGGCAGGCTCTGCTGGCCGCGGTGCGGGCGGAGATCGCGTTGCGGGACGGGGAACCGTCGCAGGCCCGTGCGCACGCGCGCGATGCGCTGTCGCTCGTCTCCTGGCGCGGCTGGGGGGTGGCGATCGGCCTACCGGTGTCCTGCCTGGTCCTCGCCTCCGTTGCCCTGGGCGTCGGCGAGAGGGTTCCGGAAGAACGGGGCGGCCTGCCCGAGGCGGTGTTCGGGACCCGCTACGGCGCGCAGTACCTGTACGCGGTCGGCCTGCGGCACCTGGCCGAGGACCGGGCGGAGGCGGCGCTGCGCGGTCTCACCGAGGCGGGCCGCCTGCTCGCCGCCTCGGGCGCCGACGTCCCGTCGTTCGTGCCGTGGCGGTCGGGTGCGGTGGCGGCGCTGCTGCGCCTCGGCAGGCCTGACGAGGCCCGCGCCCTCGCGGCCGAGCAGCGCGCCCGGCCTGGGGCGACCCGGAAACGCGGGCCCGGCTTGCCCCTCCTCGGCTCGCGGCCCGCCCCACGCGGACGGACCGACCTGTGGGAGGAGGCGGCCGCGCTGCTGGATCCCGACGGCCGACGGGCCAGGACCACCCGTTCACCGGACGTCCCCGGCATCGCCCTCCGACGCCCCGGGCCCTCCCCGGTGGCCGCCCGCAGGACGGGCCGCCCGATCACGGAGGTCCGGGTGCCCTTGGCCTCCGGACGCGTCGCCGTCGCGTCCGCCCCTGGTGCCCGCCCCGACGTCGGCGCGCTCAGCTCCGCCGAACTGCGCGTCGCCCGGCTCGCCGCCGAGGGCCGCACCAACCGGGAGATCTCCCGGACCCTGTTCGTCACCCTCAGCACCGTCGAACAGCACCTCACCCGGGTCTACCGCAAACTGGACATCCCCGGCCGCGCCGACCTCACCACCGCCTTCCCCCCCCGACGCCCCGTCCGTGCCGGTCCCGCCGCCGCGCCCGGCCGCCGCCGAACAGAGCACCGGCGCGGGCCACGCCGGGCCGAGCCCTACGCCACCGCCCCGCGGAGCACGGACCGCAGGCCGACGCGATCTGCGGTGACGATCGTCGGCACGGAGCTACCGGATGAACGGCTGTAA
- a CDS encoding MaoC family dehydratase, producing MSTTQRTSTTVTVGGLAGLAGAGLGTSDWREVTQEDVDLFARATGDHQWIHVDAERAAKGPFGGTIAHGHLTLSLIPVLLAEILVVEGASLGINYGMNRVRFPAPLRVGSRIRATAALTSAEQVPGGVQAVATVTVTAEDAPRPVCVAEVVFRYLE from the coding sequence ATGAGCACGACCCAGCGCACCTCCACGACGGTCACGGTCGGCGGTCTCGCCGGTCTCGCGGGCGCCGGCCTCGGCACCTCGGACTGGCGCGAGGTCACCCAGGAGGACGTCGACCTCTTCGCCAGGGCCACGGGCGACCACCAGTGGATTCACGTGGATGCGGAACGGGCGGCGAAGGGCCCGTTCGGCGGGACGATCGCGCACGGCCATCTGACGCTGTCGCTGATCCCCGTGCTGCTCGCGGAGATCCTCGTGGTCGAGGGGGCGAGCCTCGGGATCAACTACGGGATGAACCGGGTCAGGTTCCCGGCCCCGCTGCGGGTGGGTTCGCGGATCCGCGCCACCGCCGCCCTGACCTCGGCGGAGCAGGTGCCGGGCGGGGTCCAGGCCGTCGCGACGGTGACGGTGACGGCCGAGGACGCGCCGCGCCCGGTGTGCGTCGCCGAGGTCGTCTTCCGGTATCTGGAGTGA
- a CDS encoding LLM class flavin-dependent oxidoreductase — protein sequence MTRREGLHLALALEPGGWHPALRAAADPAYLRAGHWTDLVVEAEHGLLDFVTFDDVFTPGGPPTGRPDPALLAAAAAVRTRRVGLVTGAALTLTQPAHTASAAATLDHLSAGRAGIRVRPTARRADLDLFGLDDPGAYDLPVADLYEPGFVAMMDRTFGEAAEHVRAVRALWSGEPVDHAGARYRVRGQAASPRPLQGLPPVVALGHLTIPYRLGAEVADVLFVTPHDAAEARATLSEVRALQAEAGRADDLLHVFADLLVYLDETPGAAAARRERLDADSGAPSESDALIFTGTPADLTELLLAWHEAGLTGFRLRPGTVPEDLTAITRGVVPLLQKAGVFRTEYTTTTLRDHLALPPVP from the coding sequence ATGACCCGGCGAGAAGGTCTGCACCTTGCCCTGGCGCTCGAACCCGGCGGGTGGCACCCCGCCCTCCGCGCCGCTGCGGACCCGGCGTACCTCCGGGCCGGCCACTGGACGGACCTGGTGGTCGAGGCCGAGCACGGCCTGCTCGACTTCGTCACCTTCGACGATGTCTTCACTCCGGGCGGCCCGCCCACCGGCCGTCCGGATCCCGCGCTGCTCGCGGCCGCCGCCGCGGTCCGGACCCGGCGCGTCGGCCTGGTCACGGGGGCGGCCCTCACCCTCACCCAGCCCGCGCACACCGCCTCCGCCGCGGCGACGCTCGACCACCTCAGCGCGGGTCGCGCCGGGATCCGGGTGCGGCCCACCGCCCGCCGCGCCGACCTCGACCTGTTCGGCCTGGACGACCCGGGCGCCTACGACCTCCCGGTCGCCGACCTCTACGAGCCGGGCTTCGTGGCGATGATGGACCGCACGTTCGGCGAGGCCGCCGAGCATGTCCGGGCGGTTCGGGCGCTGTGGTCCGGCGAGCCGGTCGACCATGCCGGCGCCCGCTACCGGGTGCGCGGGCAGGCGGCGTCCCCACGGCCGCTCCAAGGGCTGCCGCCGGTGGTCGCGCTCGGCCACCTGACCATCCCCTACCGGCTGGGCGCCGAGGTCGCCGACGTCCTGTTCGTCACCCCGCACGACGCCGCCGAAGCGCGCGCCACGCTCAGCGAGGTCCGCGCCCTCCAGGCCGAGGCGGGCCGCGCCGACGACCTCCTGCATGTCTTCGCCGACCTGCTCGTCTATCTCGACGAGACGCCCGGCGCCGCCGCGGCGCGCCGGGAACGCCTGGATGCCGACTCCGGCGCCCCGAGCGAATCCGACGCCCTGATCTTCACCGGCACCCCCGCCGACCTCACCGAGCTCCTGCTCGCCTGGCACGAAGCGGGCCTCACCGGTTTCCGCCTCCGCCCCGGCACGGTCCCCGAAGACCTCACCGCGATCACCCGCGGCGTCGTGCCGCTCCTCCAGAAGGCGGGAGTCTTCCGCACCGAATACACGACCACCACCCTCCGCGACCACCTGGCCCTGCCCCCCGTCCCCTGA
- a CDS encoding TetR/AcrR family transcriptional regulator: MAETTAARRRRWPDGYDPEATRMSIMDSALALFQAQGFDGTSIREIVDRAHLTKGAFYHHFATKEELLWEIQNAYIEAQLNAITEIMAASDDPRVRVRELIRVSLTSIAEFHPHVTIFYQERRHLAGPRFTEVAAKRDQVEAAFNGVIRDGIEQGHFRSDLDPKITTFGLVGMCAWAYQWYNPGGTFGTEDIARHFSSMVLSGISIVDDGTIPGGGALAEDATAPETEII, from the coding sequence ATGGCAGAGACGACAGCCGCGCGACGCCGCCGCTGGCCGGATGGCTACGACCCTGAGGCGACCCGCATGTCCATCATGGACAGCGCGCTCGCGCTCTTCCAGGCGCAGGGGTTCGACGGCACCTCCATCCGCGAGATCGTGGACCGGGCGCACCTCACCAAGGGCGCCTTCTACCACCACTTCGCCACCAAGGAAGAGCTGCTCTGGGAGATCCAGAACGCCTACATCGAGGCCCAGCTCAACGCGATCACCGAGATCATGGCGGCCTCCGACGACCCGCGGGTGCGGGTCAGGGAGCTGATCCGGGTCAGCCTGACGAGCATCGCGGAGTTCCACCCGCACGTCACGATCTTCTACCAGGAGCGCCGGCACCTCGCGGGGCCGCGGTTCACCGAGGTCGCCGCCAAGCGCGACCAGGTGGAGGCGGCCTTCAACGGGGTCATCCGCGACGGCATCGAGCAGGGCCACTTCCGCAGTGACCTCGATCCGAAGATCACCACCTTCGGGCTCGTGGGCATGTGCGCCTGGGCCTACCAGTGGTACAACCCGGGCGGCACGTTCGGCACCGAGGACATCGCGCGCCACTTCAGCTCGATGGTCCTGAGCGGCATCTCGATCGTCGACGACGGCACGATTCCGGGGGGCGGCGCGCTCGCGGAGGACGCCACGGCTCCGGAGACCGAGATCATCTGA
- a CDS encoding enoyl-CoA hydratase/isomerase family protein, producing the protein MKLETVRIERRGAVAVVVVDRAERGNAMDTATLEALVGAVEEAAADPECAVVVVRPAGRHFCAGWDTSAFPDLARASAEDLAAELRGVHAALDRLWRVPAVTVAEVKGMTAGFGLGLLAHLHLAVAAADARFALPEVGHGIAPAGVLVDLARALPPKAALDLVLTGEPVGADRARELGLVSRVVAPEALEAETARLAGVVAGHPASGTGRALVSYRRATSVSVEAAVAAAAMDAAFSVREAMAARRPEGNT; encoded by the coding sequence ATGAAGCTGGAGACGGTACGGATCGAGAGGCGCGGGGCGGTGGCCGTGGTCGTGGTCGACCGCGCGGAACGCGGGAACGCCATGGACACGGCGACGCTGGAGGCGCTGGTCGGCGCCGTCGAGGAGGCGGCGGCCGATCCGGAGTGCGCGGTCGTCGTGGTCAGGCCGGCCGGGAGGCACTTCTGCGCCGGATGGGACACCTCGGCCTTTCCCGACCTCGCTCGGGCCTCGGCGGAGGACCTCGCGGCGGAACTGAGGGGGGTCCACGCCGCCCTGGACCGGCTGTGGCGGGTTCCCGCGGTGACCGTCGCCGAGGTGAAGGGGATGACGGCCGGGTTCGGGCTCGGGCTGCTCGCCCACCTGCACCTCGCGGTCGCCGCGGCCGACGCGCGGTTCGCGCTGCCCGAGGTGGGGCACGGGATCGCGCCCGCGGGCGTGCTCGTGGACCTCGCGCGGGCGCTGCCCCCCAAGGCCGCGCTCGACCTCGTGCTGACGGGCGAGCCCGTCGGCGCGGACCGGGCGCGCGAGCTCGGGCTGGTGTCGCGGGTCGTCGCCCCCGAGGCGCTGGAGGCCGAGACCGCTCGGCTCGCCGGTGTCGTCGCGGGGCATCCGGCGTCGGGCACGGGCAGGGCACTGGTGTCCTACCGGCGGGCGACCTCGGTCTCGGTCGAGGCCGCGGTCGCGGCCGCCGCGATGGACGCCGCGTTCAGCGTGCGAGAGGCGATGGCCGCGCGGCGGCCGGAAGGGAACACGTGA
- a CDS encoding ABC transporter substrate-binding protein, with amino-acid sequence MRHSSFRRGGVAAAVGTALALAATACGGDTATSGAGSAGGVLRVVLNSQPATLDPVVGARSDQYVWGTIVEPLIGTGDDLEPAKDGIITDWARENDTTWTFEVRPGVEFSNGEKADAAAVAGSILLNRDGEKAILKSYLGNVESVEARDADTVEVKTGTPQYNIPNLLTNIFLMPPKYYAEQGTAGFTAHPVGTGAFVWKEQQPGRSISVTANDAYWGAKTALPGVTFTWSPDAAQRLALLRSKAADVVFDLPPAQAKEAEDAGLDVQRVKSAMKIVGFLQSDKAPFDDPKVREAAALAVDRDAIVASIFEGQATADAGLLNVKPDEQPTASVKADPERAKSLLNGKVTIPLTYPAKKYTYIDEVAQAVGGQLEEAGFTVEYNPVDYGSLTTEVVTRKISGLYLFAGVPNVAAPDYFAHGFLTSDSITANCASPEFDELAAAALEKADPAAAQPLYDELNTKAVVDEHCYLPLYKQTFSYATSGVTGIEYNALNAVLFDRAEMR; translated from the coding sequence ATGAGACACAGCAGCTTCCGGCGCGGAGGCGTCGCGGCCGCGGTCGGGACGGCCCTGGCACTGGCCGCCACCGCCTGCGGCGGCGACACGGCGACGTCCGGCGCCGGTTCGGCCGGCGGCGTCCTGCGCGTCGTCCTGAACTCGCAGCCCGCGACCCTGGACCCGGTCGTCGGCGCCAGGTCCGACCAGTACGTCTGGGGCACCATCGTCGAGCCGCTCATCGGCACCGGCGACGACCTGGAGCCCGCCAAGGACGGCATCATCACCGACTGGGCCCGCGAGAACGACACCACCTGGACGTTCGAGGTCCGCCCCGGCGTCGAGTTCAGCAACGGCGAGAAGGCCGACGCCGCGGCCGTCGCGGGCTCGATCCTGCTCAACCGGGACGGCGAGAAGGCGATCCTCAAGTCCTATCTGGGCAACGTGGAGTCGGTGGAGGCGCGCGACGCCGACACCGTCGAGGTCAAGACGGGCACCCCGCAGTACAACATCCCGAACCTGCTCACCAACATCTTCCTGATGCCGCCGAAGTACTACGCGGAGCAGGGCACGGCGGGCTTCACCGCCCACCCGGTCGGCACCGGCGCCTTCGTGTGGAAGGAGCAGCAGCCGGGCCGCAGCATCTCGGTGACGGCCAACGACGCCTACTGGGGCGCGAAGACCGCGCTGCCGGGAGTCACCTTCACCTGGTCGCCCGACGCCGCCCAGCGCCTCGCCCTGCTGCGCAGCAAGGCCGCCGACGTGGTGTTCGACCTGCCGCCCGCCCAGGCCAAGGAGGCCGAGGACGCGGGCCTCGACGTGCAGCGCGTGAAGTCCGCGATGAAGATCGTCGGCTTCCTCCAGTCCGACAAAGCGCCGTTCGACGACCCGAAGGTGCGCGAGGCCGCGGCCCTCGCCGTCGACCGGGACGCGATCGTGGCGAGCATCTTCGAGGGCCAGGCCACCGCCGACGCCGGTCTGCTCAACGTCAAGCCCGACGAGCAGCCGACCGCCTCGGTGAAGGCCGATCCCGAACGCGCCAAGAGCCTCCTGAACGGCAAGGTCACCATTCCGCTGACCTACCCGGCCAAGAAGTACACCTACATCGACGAGGTCGCCCAGGCCGTCGGCGGGCAGCTCGAGGAGGCGGGGTTCACGGTCGAGTACAACCCGGTCGACTACGGCAGCCTCACCACCGAGGTCGTCACCCGCAAGATCTCCGGCCTCTACCTGTTCGCCGGGGTCCCGAACGTCGCGGCGCCCGACTACTTCGCGCACGGCTTCCTCACCTCCGACTCCATCACCGCCAACTGCGCGTCGCCGGAGTTCGACGAGCTCGCCGCCGCGGCGCTGGAGAAGGCCGACCCGGCCGCGGCGCAGCCGCTGTACGACGAGCTGAACACCAAGGCCGTCGTGGACGAGCACTGCTACCTGCCCCTGTACAAGCAGACCTTCAGCTACGCGACCTCCGGCGTCACGGGCATCGAGTACAACGCGCTGAACGCCGTCCTGTTCGACCGGGCGGAGATGCGGTGA